From a single Brettanomyces bruxellensis chromosome 7, complete sequence genomic region:
- a CDS encoding uncharacterized protein (BUSCO:EOG09260PJ9), producing the protein MLEGSLTKKSSPASSPSNLAGRKAAKSLRLFRSSEASRREHSHDNPRPELSTSVDLHSMKSLLSEPQGTPKKLYVHNQEQLAPAWKSSQVRHNSVAIASVSARKTGSENLCKRRSVDLTLSDPDGETVSSAIYFPHTPSKNHDDLNPEHLTAAAEFDHNGDDINEIEEIEEAMEKQSGSERHDETPEKTPINSRSPLQVSQNEEFGSGEEHVQERRDNSTKQDGSSMKTEDKSSARDGIEVGNELKDNVQYPLAVELQPFENKVGGHTAIFKFSHRAVCKALVNRENRWYENIEKEHPELLKFMPKYIGVLNVRYSTFVNDGEEDNPKEKSTQTDIGLPEPSSGRETDKLHSSIMKPSLSTGNVKEMRKQVEEAQRKAISLGRMPKAGPGEKLIPEVVLEDNRHIFPDSLWPKYSPAGIRVPRSDPLRSKNADSIGSTTVNRKLQELVLTEVFAPIKRYVHKNRVKTLPGRKHAMSSEKGAIVDNLSSPLRRFHRYSTNSISSTQLRALPIIKNASGKTPDTEKVTRKLIERPQSIQGKNMKLGKSEGDVDAAENKGTSPEMEPSSVHSDDIKFVSVDGDDVFPDRDTIVSSIRGMRAASNDKKSSNEDEQAVSEDNAESDGEIFMMEDEKKVHGKKAGEGNEPIGLEPSKLMKQSHKLRKHTAFERFILLEDLTSGMECPCVLDLKMGTRQYGIEAKSTKKDSQRRKCRQTTSLQLGMRICGMQVWDLKRQTYINRDKYFGRRVKAGEELVRSLSRFLYDGVRLYSIVKHLPRLIKSLAELESIFQHLDNYRMYGSSILLMYDTARDTKDVQSTLILRMIDFAQCVIGTEPLPESTTFPPNHKGPDFGYLRGLHSLRFYFRLMFEQYTGYKYDSYTNALKILQNVCTDPNSPVNRSCDWLDTFDEDKDCPYKFDQVPGNDGKIDDDVVSD; encoded by the coding sequence ATGTTAGAAGGGTCCTTAACTAAGAAATCATCACCTGCGTCTTCACCTTCAAATCTTGCAGGAAGAAAAGCTGCGAAATCTCTTCGATTATTCAGATCATCGGAGGCATCACGCAGGGAGCACAGCCATGATAACCCTCGTCCTGAATTATCAACATCGGTTGATCTTCATTCAATGAAATCTTTACTTTCTGAGCCTCAAGGaacaccaaaaaaattgtatgTGCATAATCAAGAGCAGCTTGCACCAGCATGGAAATCATCACAAGTGCGACACAATTCTGTTGCTATAGCATCTGTTTCGGCGAGAAAAACTGGCTCCGAGAATCTTTGCAAGCGAAGATCGGTCGACCTCACTTTGTCTGACCCTGATGGTGAGACTGTTTCATCTGCTATTTATTTCCCGCATACCCCATCTAAAAATCATGATGATCTAAATCCCGAACACCTCACGGCTGCCGCTGAATTCGACCACAACGGAGATGacataaatgaaatagaagAGATAGAGGAGGCAATGGAAAAGCAAAGTGGATCAGAACGGCATGATGAAACGCCAGAAAAAACACCGATCAACTCAAGAAGTCCATTACAGGTATCGCAGAATGAGGAATTTGGGTCCGGAGAGGAGCACGtgcaagaaagaagagataaCTCTACAAAACAGGATGGATCAAGTATGAAAACAGAAGACAAAAGTAGCGCTAGAGATGGAATTGAGGTTGGAAACGAGCTCAAAGACAATGTACAATATCCGTTAGCTGTTGAACTACAACCATTCGAAAACAAGGTGGGTGGGCATACGGCAATTTTTAAGTTTAGCCACCGTGCAGTCTGTAAGGCTCTTGTCAATAGGGAAAACAGATGGTATGAAAATATCGAAAAAGAGCATCCGGAGCTGCTTAAATTTATGCCAAAGTACATTGGTGTTCTGAATGTTCGATATAGCACTTTTGTGAATGATGGCGAAGAAGATAATcctaaagaaaaatcaacacAGACAGATATAGGCCTTCCTGAACCGTCATCGGGCAGAGAAACCGATAAATTGCATTCAAGCATAATGAAGCCATCACTATCGACAGGAAATGTCAAAGAAATGAGGAAGCAGGTGGAAGAGGCACAAAGGAAAGCAATATCATTAGGAAGAATGCCAAAAGCCGGCCCAGGTGAAAAGCTTATTCCTGAAGTCGTTTTAGAAGATAACAGACACATATTTCCAGATTCTCTGTGGCCAAAGTATTCACCAGCAGGAATTAGGGTTCCTAGATCAGATCCATTAAGATCGAAGAATGCTGATAGCATTGGCTCAACTACAGTAAACAGAAAACTTCAGGAGCTTGTTTTGACAGAAGTTTTTGCTCCAATAAAGAGATATGTTCACAAAAATAGGGTAAAGACACTTCCAGGAAGAAAGCATGCGATGTCTTCTGAAAAGGGAGCCATAGTTGACAATTTGAGCTCTCCATTACGTCGCTTCCATAGATATTCAACCAATAGCATAAGCAGCACTCAGCTTCGAGCATTACCAATTATTAAGAACGCAAGTGGCAAAACGCCGGACACAGAGAAAGTAACGAGAAAGTTGATTGAACGACCACAGAGCATTCAGGgcaaaaatatgaagttGGGTAAAAGTGAAGGGGATGTAGATGCTGCGGAAAATAAAGGGACATCACCCGAAATGGAACCTTCGTCAGTGCATTCGGATGACATCAAATTTGTAAGTGTTGACGGAGATGATGTATTTCCGGATCGGGACACGATTGTTTCTAGCATAAGAGGAATGCGTGCGGCCAGTAATGATAAGAAATCAAGTAATGAGGACGAGCAGGCTGTGTCTGAAGACAATGCAGAAAGTGATGGCGAGATATTTATGATGGAagatgagaagaaagtaCACGGAAAGAAAGCCGGGGAAGGAAATGAGCCAATAGGCTTGGAACCATCAAAACTGATGAAACAAAGCCATAAATTACGCAAGCACACAGCATTTGAGCGGTTTATACTGCTAGAGGATTTGACAAGTGGAATGGAATGTCCATGTGTTCTAGACTTGAAGATGGGAACCAGACAGTATGGAATTGAGGcgaaaagcacaaaaaaggaCTcgcaaagaagaaaatgcagaCAGACTACATCATTGCAACTAGGAATGCGGATTTGCGGAATGCAGGTGTGGGATCTCAAAAGACAGACCTACATAAACAGAGATAAGTACTTTGGTAGGCGGGTCAAAGCAGGCGAAGAGTTAGTGAGATCATTGTCAAGATTTTTGTATGATGGTGTTCGCCTTTACTCAATTGTGAAGCATCTTCCAAGACTTATAAAAAGTTTGGCAGAGCTCGAATCGATATTTCAGCATCTTGATAATTATAGAATGTACGGATCATCCATTCTTCTGATGTATGACACAGCCCGGGACACAAAGGACGTTCAGTCTACATTAATTTTGCGGATGATAGATTTTGCACAATGTGTAATCGGTACTGAGCCACTTCCTGAAAGTACCACCTTCCCTCCAAATCACAAAGGTCCTGATTTCGGTTATCTCCGGGGACTTCACTCTTTGAGGTTTTACTTCAGGTTGATGTTTGAACAATATACGGGGTACAAGTACGACAGTTACACTAATGCATTGaaaattcttcaaaatgTTTGCACGGACCCAAACTCTCCTGTAAACAGGTCCTGCGATTGGTTGGATACCTTTGATGAGGATAAAGATTGTCCGTACAAATTTGATCAAGTCCCTGGGAATGACGGGAAAATAGACGATGATGTAGTTTCAGATTGA
- a CDS encoding uncharacterized protein (SECRETED:SignalP(1-21)) yields MLSSTSLALLGLTLFAGSAVADSDVSASGLPDDYQCVGTFIFGRHNDRVTKPAKVLTTLGAKEQVASGSFYRKRYFGLTEDGNETSSDFRIDGLNDQGVFVYGETYSQCPAKTVLEYSQLSFLQGLYPPTSALDSNSTLSDEDDSALSNGTEVSAPFDGYQYVFMDIQQETSDEYFYIEGTENCPTSDSAIEKWETGDEFKKLNESTFDFYQSLSQILPESKYPKSKLNFGNAMSIFDFMNVNYIHNKELASKYNETLLRKVAVLADKAQWGISYDASNTLNNFTIGGRALLGAAYHYLNATKIAGSPYINYLIGSYNTMYQMSGLLQLNKVSDNFTGMPNYGATYVFDLLKDKSSNYYVMFSFRNGTYDGVPLTTYPIFGTSDNLMKWSDFEDNINKVAIKNLKQWCNSCESEASQCDQYSSAYTYGTKLEDDGVNLSSLASGETHVESSGGLTNAGAGGIGAGVTIGVFLIIGTLGYLLYRHRKNSKTDNDEEATAGRNIALHERTITPVTSNTISSGFVDQEKVSQSSQPESTV; encoded by the coding sequence ATGCTATCATCAACTTCACTCGCTTTATTGGGCTTGACCTTATTCGCCGGATCAGCGGTTGCAGACTCGGATGTTTCTGCAAGCGGCCTTCCGGACGATTACCAATGTGTTGGTACTTTTATCTTTGGAAGACATAATGACAGAGTGACAAAACCAGCAAAGGTTCTTACTACTTTAGGTGCAAAAGAGCAAGTGGCATCAGGTAGTTTTTACAGAAAGAGATACTTCGGTCTCACTGAAGATGGCAATGAAACATCTAGTGACTTCAGGATTGATGGCTTGAATGATCAAGGTGTTTTCGTTTACGGCGAAACGTATTCACAGTGTCCAGCAAAGACAGTTCTTGAATATTCGCAACTGTCGTTCTTGCAAGGTTTGTACCCACCAACTAGTGCTTTGGACTCGAACTCAACACTCtctgatgaggatgattcTGCCTTGTCAAATGGTACCGAGGTTTCTGCACCTTTTGACGGATATCAATATGTTTTCATGGATATCCAGCAGGAAACCTCCGATGAGTATTTCTACATTGAAGGAACAGAAAATTGCCCAACATCTGACTCTGCGATCGAAAAATGGGAGACTGGCGATGAgttcaaaaagttgaacGAGTCCACGTTTGATTTCTACCAGTCATTGTCACAAATTCTCCCTGAGAGTAAGTATCCTAAGTCTAAGTTGAACTTTGGCAATGCAATGAGCATTTTCGACTTCATGAATGTCAACTACATCCACAACAAGGAGCTCGCCAGCAAGTACAACGAGACTTTGTTGAGAAAAGTCGCTGTTTTGGCTGATAAGGCCCAATGGGGTATTTCTTACGATGCATCCAATACTTTGAACAACTTCACTATTGGAGGAAGAGCCTTGCTTGGTGCCGCCTACCACTATCTTAATGCTACTAAGATCGCTGGTTCGCCATACATAAACTATCTCATCGGTTCCTATAACACCATGTACCAGATGAGTGGTCTTCTGCAGCTTAATAAGGTCTCGGACAACTTCACTGGAATGCCAAATTACGGTGCCACTTACGTGTTCGACCTTCTCAAAGACAAGAGTAGCAACTACTACGTGATGTTCTCCTTCAGGAATGGAACCTACGATGGTGTTCCACTCACGACATATCCAATCTTTGGCACTAGTGATAATCTTATGAAATGGTCCGACTTTGAGGACAACATCAACAAGGTTGCCATCAAAAATCTCAAGCAGTGGTGCAATAGCTGTGAATCCGAGGCTTCCCAGTGTGATCAGTACTCATCTGCCTACACTTACGGTACAAAACTCGAAGATGATGGTGTTAATCTCTCTTCTCTCGCAAGTGGTGAGACACATGTTGAAAGTTCTGGTGGACTTACCAATGCCGGAGCTGGTGGAATTGGTGCTGGTGTTACAATTGGTGTCTTCCTTATTATTGGTACTTTGGGCTATCTTTTGTACAGACACAGAAAGAATTCCAAAACCGATAACGATGAAGAAGCTACTGCAGGTCGTAATATTGCATTACATGAGCGTACTATCACCCCAGTGACATCAAACACGATCTCTTCTGGTTTTGTTGACCAAGAAAAGGTCTCTCAAAGCAGCCAGCCCGAGAGCACTGTCTGA
- a CDS encoding uncharacterized protein (BUSCO:EOG092648K5) yields the protein MYGDQANKLIVDAKRAQNLDKIPLYQQNTVRSVVNETRDLQREADILTQEAQRDSLSGSQNSFLPSGTDKVKQCQLFVTHLCMRRNKRCLLAYQRQRAQQIDNLVWANVEIERGVMENLSQHEQEYLNRYNELVSEFKGSLSDVDLGGSLEPPKGVFIDVRVLKDAGEIQTEYGVFNLTKDSQFFVRQADVERLIQQGYLKKL from the coding sequence ATGTATGGAGATCAAGCAAATAAACTCATAGTGGATGCAAAGAGGGCACAGAATTTGGATAAAATTCCACTTTATCAGCAGAACACAGTGCGATCAGTGGTAAATGAGACACGTGACCTACAGAGGGAGGCAGATATATTGACCCAAGAGGCCCAACGTGATTCTTTGAGTGGATCGCAGAACAGTTTCTTACCTAGTGGAACTGACAAAGTTAAGCAATGCCAGCTTTTTGTGACACATTTATGCATGAGAAGGAACAAACGCTGCTTATTAGCATATCAGAGGCAACGGGCACAGCAAATTGATAATCTGGTGTGGGCAAATGTGGAAATAGAGCGAGGAGTAATGGAAAATTTATCACAACACGAACAGGAGTATCTCAATCGATATAATGAACTTGTGAGTGAATTTAAGGGTTCCTTGAGCGATGTCGACCTGGGTGGGTCATTGGAACCTCCAAAAGGTGTTTTTATAGATGTCAGGGTCCTCAAGGATGCCGGAGAAATACAAACTGAGTACGGAGTGTTTAATTTAACGAAAGACTCGCAATTTTTTGTCAGACAGGCGGATGTGGAACGTTTGATCCAGCAGGgatatttaaaaaagctttga
- a CDS encoding uncharacterized protein (BUSCO:EOG09260KNR): MSDEDDGMLLNFAAVSSSTEKKPVIKKKIVGGRWKDRRRTRLALENRLPKYKRDKQDDGNVNPNQVPVSGKRGRARMGQNNSRKEENGEEAQASRDGEEHGEEEGTTSHKRQRVTKETRGSNGGKGDTFVSSLFTANPEVQKRDYNQETKAELKPSNAPLINDESADFAKLGINKTLCRCLEQKLGYAKPTKIQRAVIPALITGDDDMFVQAQTGSGKTLAFSVPIIERLMRASDGSVNRKSGIFAIVLSPTRELATQTYEFLTNKLCSACHWIVPGLVIGGEKKKSEKARIRKGVNILVATPGRLADHIENTNKLDLSKVRYLVLDEGDRMMDLGFEEAIGKLLTCLESVFEPRLPQNLQNCLPAKRVNILCSATMEGTVKKLGQMSLKDAKLITTDNGKTKGENRSGKNDMMAPEQLVQEILVVPPKLRFVTLSARLKNLTNDNSVGDTATQKNSKTIVFFSCSDSVDFHFIALTRTGKRLTVQKKRRLPKESEQSSKNSQEGRHNAKKYGRRDGKGSRQNEKSGDTNDDEEAQLGKVTAMTAPLINDNVVIYKLHGSLSQEARTATLSHFAKNNQYAHSILFCTDVASRGLDLPNIKNVVEYDPPFTLQDHLHRVGRTARVGESGLSTLFLLPGDEENYIKKIEPLHGDKKENLRYLNFEDQLKSAFAKYETESDDDKNKNDKRHRKRKARSKNVPKREGDWDVHATTFQLNTERWLLENPRAKEIATNAFVSHTRAYTTHLSSERDCFNFKKLHLGHLAKSFGLRETPKKLANESSKSHSKGPREDAKSKMFRVARKAAAAQSAEFNTI; this comes from the coding sequence ATGTCGGACGAAGACGATGGAATGCTGCTCAACTTTGCGGCTGTTTCCTCGAGCACGGAAAAGAAGCCAGtaattaaaaagaagatagtAGGTGGAAGATGGAAAGATAGACGAAGAACCAGACTAGCACTAGAAAACAGACTTCCAAAATACAAGAGGGACAAACAGGATGATGGCAATGTGAATCCAAACCAAGTTCCCGTTTCAGGGAAAAGAGGAAGGGCAAGAATGGGGCAAAACAATAGTaggaaggaagaaaatggcGAAGAAGCACAAGCATCAAGAGATGGGGAAGAACatggtgaagaagaaggaacaACTTCTCACAAACGACAAAGAGTGACAAAAGAAACAAGGGGAAGCAACGGGGGTAAAGGAGATACATTTGTTTCGTCGCTTTTCACGGCAAATCCAGAGGTTCAGAAGCGTGATTACAATCAGGAGACCAAAGCGGAATTAAAACCATCTAACGCACCTTTGATCAATGATGAAAGCGCTGATTTTGCAAAGCTTGGCATCAACAAAACGCTTTGCAGATGCCTTGAGCAGAAACTTGGGTATGCAAAGCCAACAAAGATTCAAAGAGCGGTTATTCCAGCTCTTATTACaggagatgatgatatgTTTGTACAAGCACAAACCGGATCGGGAAAGACCTTAGCGTTCTCTGTTCCGATTATAGAGAGACTCATGAGAGCGAGTGATGGTAGCGTGAATCGCAAAAGTGGAATTTTCGCAATTGTGTTGTCGCCAACCAGGGAATTAGCAACCCAAACATACGAGTTTTTGACAAACAAGCTCTGTTCGGCATGCCACTGGATAGTTCCCGGGCTTGTCATTGGaggagagaagaagaagtccGAGAAGGCCCGAATTCGCAAAGGTGTGAATATTTTGGTGGCCACACCAGGGCGGTTGGCCGatcatattgaaaatacaaaCAAGTTGGATTTGTCCAAAGTCAGATACTTGGTTTTGGATGAGGGTGATAGAATGATGGATTTAGGTTTTGAGGAGGCCATCGGAAAGCTCTTGACGTGTCTAGAGAGTGTGTTCGAACCCCGTTTGCCGCAAAACTTGCAAAACTGTCTTCCTGCCAAAAGAGTCAACATTCTTTGCTCTGCTACCATGGAAGGAACAGTTAAAAAGCTTGGCCAGATGTCTCTTAAGGATGCCAAGCTTATCACCACTGATAATGGCAAGACCAAGGGAGAGAATAGGTCCGGAAAGAACGACATGATGGCACCAGAGCAGTTGGTGCAGGAGATATTGGTTGTTCCTCCTAAACTCCGATTTGTGACTCTTTCGGCAAGGTTGAAGAATCTCACAAATGATAACTCTGTTGGGGATACTGCTACCCAGAAGAACTCCAAGACGATCGTCTTCTTCTCGTGTTCGGACTCGGTCGATTTCCACTTCATAGCGTTGACAAGAACGGGAAAGAGACTTACCgtgcaaaaaaagagaagactTCCGAAGGAAAGTGAACAGAGTTCAAAGAATAGTCAGGAAGGAAGACATAATGCAAAGAAATACGGCAGGAGGGACGGTAAAGGAAGCAGgcagaatgaaaaaagtgGAGATAccaatgatgatgaggaggcACAGTTAGGAAAAGTGACGGCCATGACAGCTCCGTTGATAAATGATAATGTGGTGATATACAAACTCCATGGATCTTTATCGCAAGAAGCTCGAACTGCCACCTTGAGCCACTTTGCGAAAAACAACCAGTACGCACACTCGATTTTATTCTGTACAGATGTGGCTTCCCGAGGCCTTGATCTACCAAACATCAAGAATGTCGTTGAATATGATCCTCCTTTCACACTTCAGGATCATCTTCACAGAGTGGGAAGAACAGCACGTGTGGGAGAATCTGGTCTTTCGACACTTTTCTTACTTCCGGGAGATGAGGAGAACTACATCAAGAAAATCGAGCCTCTTCACGGGGATAAAAAGGAGAACTTGCGGTATTTGAACTTCGAGGATCAATTGAAGAGTGCATTTGCCAAGTATGAGACTGAAAGTGACGatgataagaataagaatgACAAAAGGCATAGAAAGAGGAAGGCCAGGTCCAAAAACGTGCCAAAGAGAGAAGGTGACTGGGATGTTCATGCCACAACTTTTCAGCTTAACACAGAGAGGTGGCTTCTTGAGAATCCAAGAGCAAAGGAGATTGCCACTAATGCCTTTGTTAGTCATACTAGAGCATACACTACGCATCTTTCCTCTGAAAGAGActgcttcaacttcaaaaagCTCCACTTGGGACACTTGGCAAAGTCCTTTGGACTACGTGAGACTCCAAAAAAGCTTGCTAACGAGAGTTCCAAGTCTCACAGTAAGGGACCACGTGAAGATGCAAAATCCAAGATGTTCCGTGTGGCTAGAAAGGCCGCTGCTGCTCAAAGTGCCGAGTTCAACACCATTTAG
- the LSC2 gene encoding succinate--CoA ligase beta chain (BUSCO:EOG09262GXD) has translation MFARLASKNAVKRVSQVRFLSVHEFRSASLLKQYGVGTPKGIAAFTPEEAYEAAKKLGTDDLVVKAQALTGGRGKGHFDTGYKSGVHLVKGAEEVKQVAKEMLNHQLITKQSGAAGKPVSAVYVVERKYPLHESYLSVVMDRKNQSTMIIASSEGGMSVEEVAKKNPEAIKKFPVNINEGVSDELATKIASGLGFTADAVPKAAADIKTLYKIFKEKDATQVEINPLTETKEHDIECVDAKFNFDKSAAYRQKDVFAWRDVSQEDPDEVEASKYGLNFIKLNGNIGCLVNGAGLAMATMDVVKLYGGAPANFLDVGGASTPKTIEKAFELIMSEKKVNAIFVNIFGGIVRCDYVADGLINATKNLGLKVPVIARLRGTNLEIARKMIENSGLKHLYLYSDLDEAAKKAVELGKI, from the coding sequence ATGTTCGCAAGACTAGCATCGAAAAACGCCGTCAAGCGTGTCTCTCAGGTGAGATTCTTGTCGGTTCATGAGTTCAGATCAGCATCTTTGTTGAAGCAGTACGGAGTGGGAACCCCTAAGGGAATCGCAGCTTTCACACCAGAGGAGGCATACGAGGCCGCCAAGAAGTTGGGCACGGATGATCTTGTTGTCAAGGCCCAGGCTCTCACTGGAGGAAGAGGTAAGGGACACTTTGACACCGGTTACAAGTCGGGAGTGCATCTTGTCAAAGGTGCCGAGGAGGTCAAGCAGGTGGCCAAGGAGATGCTCAACCACCAGTTGATCACGAAGCAGTCGGGAGCCGCCGGAAAGCCCGTTTCTGCCGTCTACGTCGTCGAGAGAAAGTACCCACTTCACGAATCATACTTGTCGGTGGTCATGGACAGAAAGAATCAGTCTACGATGATCATTGCCTCGTCTGAGGGTGGTATGTCGGTCGAGGAGGTGGCCAAGAAGAACCCGGAGGCCATCAAGAAGTTCCCAGTTAACATCAACGAGGGCGTTTCGGATGAGTTGGCCACGAAGATCGCCTCAGGCCTGGGATTCACTGCAGATGCAGTTCCAAAGGCTGCCGCAGACATCAAAACTCTTTACAAGATCTTCAAGGAGAAGGACGCCACCCAGGTTGAGATCAACCCTTTGACCGAGACCAAGGAGCACGACATCGAGTGTGTTGACGCCAAGTTCAACTTCGACAAGAGTGCCGCATACAGGCAAAAGGACGTCTTTGCATGGAGAGACGTGTCGCAGGAGGACCCAGACGAGGTCGAGGCCTCCAAGTACGGCTTGAACTTCATCAAGCTCAATGGTAACATCGGCTGCTTGGTCAACGGTGCCGGTTTGGCCATGGCAACCATGGATGTTGTCAAGTTGTACGGCGGTGCACCTGCCAACTTCCTTGATGTTGGTGGTGCCTCCACCCCAAAGACCATCGAGAAGGCCTTTGAGTTGATCATGTCCGAGAAGAAGGTCAACGCCATCTTCGTCAACATCTTCGGTGGTATCGTCAGATGCGACTATGTTGCAGATGGTTTGATCAATGCCACCAAGAATTTGGGCTTGAAGGTTCCTGTCATCGCCAGACTCCGTGGTACCAACCTCGAGATTGCCAGAAAGATGATCGAGAACAGTGGCTTGAAGCACCTTTACTTGTACTCTGACTTGGACGAGGCTGCCAAGAAGGCTGTCGAGCTTGGAAAGATCTAA